The Chrysemys picta bellii isolate R12L10 chromosome 5, ASM1138683v2, whole genome shotgun sequence genome includes a window with the following:
- the LOC101939439 gene encoding progonadoliberin-2: MACQRPLLLLLFVMLVVSTHLSRAQHWSHGWYPGGKRELDLSQTPEASEEIKLCDGEECAYLRSPRKTIVNTLLADLLARQLQKKK; encoded by the exons ATGGCATGTCAACGACCTCTCCTGCTCTTGCTCTTTGTCATGCTAGTAGTCAGCACCCACCTGTCGAGAGCTCAGCACTGGTCCCACGGCTGGTATCCCGGCGGGAAAAGAGAACTAGATTTGTCCCAGACTCCAGAG GCTTCAGAAGAAATCAAACTCTGTGATGGGGAAGAGTGTGCTTATCTGAGAAGTCCAAGGAAAACCATTGTCAACACTCTGCTG GCTGACCTGCTGGCGAGACAACTACAGAAGAAGAAGTGA